A genome region from Pseudodesulfovibrio alkaliphilus includes the following:
- the folE2 gene encoding GTP cyclohydrolase FolE2: MEDVQKHVADIAMPIDRVGVKGLRLPIIVRDRESGIQHTVAQVSLSVDLPAEFKGTHMSRFVEALEHWSGELDYNTFLTLLDDIVGRLQARSAHVRFVFPYFLRRKSPVSGADCLMDYTCRVDGEYRDDTLTFTLGADVPVMTVCPCSKAISDEGAHSQRAEVRIQTRFKGFLWLEDIIEIGERAGSCPVYSLLKREDEKFVTEHAFANPAFVEDVVRAAAQGLEEHPQIRWYRVEVESFESIHNHSAFAVIESGG; encoded by the coding sequence ATGGAAGACGTACAAAAGCATGTGGCGGACATCGCCATGCCCATCGACCGGGTGGGCGTCAAGGGGCTTCGGCTGCCCATCATCGTCCGCGACCGCGAGTCGGGCATCCAACACACCGTGGCCCAGGTCTCCCTGTCCGTGGACCTGCCTGCCGAGTTCAAGGGGACGCACATGAGCCGGTTCGTGGAGGCCCTGGAGCATTGGTCCGGCGAGCTGGACTACAACACCTTCCTGACCCTGCTCGACGACATCGTGGGGCGGCTCCAGGCCCGCAGCGCCCATGTGCGCTTCGTGTTCCCGTACTTCCTGCGGCGCAAGTCGCCCGTGAGCGGGGCCGACTGCCTCATGGACTACACCTGCCGGGTGGACGGCGAATACCGCGACGACACCCTGACCTTCACTCTGGGCGCGGACGTACCGGTCATGACCGTATGCCCCTGCTCCAAGGCCATCTCGGACGAGGGTGCCCACTCCCAACGGGCCGAGGTACGCATTCAGACCCGGTTCAAGGGCTTCCTCTGGCTTGAGGACATCATCGAAATCGGTGAGCGGGCCGGGTCGTGCCCGGTTTACTCGCTGCTCAAGCGCGAGGACGAAAAGTTTGTCACTGAACACGCCTTCGCCAACCCCGCCTTTGTGGAGGACGTGGTCCGCGCCGCAGCCCAGGGACTGGAGGAACATCCCCAGATCCGCTGGTACCGCGTGGAGGTGGAGAGCTTCGAGTCCATCCACAATCACTCGGCCTTCGCGGTTATTGAAAGCGGGGGTTGA
- the nikR gene encoding nickel-responsive transcriptional regulator NikR, which yields MGKTIRFGVSLDSELLEKFDQHCEERSYQTRSEAIRDLIRNTLVQREWEQAEGDLAGTLTLVYDHHKSGLSQKLTEIQHDHHQVIQSSLHVHLDHHNCLEVIILKGDADAIKTLGQQLISTKGVKHGNLALTTTGKDLI from the coding sequence ATGGGCAAGACCATTCGTTTCGGCGTGTCTCTGGATTCTGAACTGCTGGAAAAATTCGACCAGCACTGCGAGGAGCGCAGCTATCAGACCCGCTCCGAGGCCATCCGCGACCTGATTCGCAACACTCTGGTCCAACGCGAATGGGAGCAGGCCGAAGGGGATCTTGCCGGAACCCTCACCCTGGTCTACGACCACCACAAGTCGGGCCTCTCGCAGAAGCTGACAGAGATCCAGCACGATCACCATCAGGTCATCCAGTCGTCCCTGCATGTCCATCTGGACCACCACAACTGCCTTGAGGTGATCATTCTCAAAGGCGACGCCGACGCCATCAAGACTCTGGGGCAGCAACTCATCTCAACCAAAGGCGTCAAACACGGCAATCTTGCCCTGACCACCACGGGCAAGGACCTCATTTAG
- a CDS encoding class I SAM-dependent methyltransferase, with amino-acid sequence MGNQPDCPSRVSVEVGGRVWVLEREADMEALWDRMGEGDMGEDERLPYWAEVWPASVLLGRHILRNADTLRGRPCLDMGCGLGLTGILASHAGARVVAFDYEWPAVRFARGNAALNSVPQPLWTLMDWREPAVRVNGFDFIWGGDVLYEKRFFEPIIRLFRQALAPGGRIWIGEPVRSVSRPVWEMVRRHGFSAELLTVEKVVLCGQNATVNLWEMTIP; translated from the coding sequence ATGGGAAACCAGCCAGACTGTCCTTCGCGTGTGTCCGTGGAGGTTGGCGGCAGGGTGTGGGTTCTCGAGCGCGAGGCCGACATGGAGGCGCTGTGGGATCGGATGGGCGAGGGCGACATGGGCGAGGACGAGCGGCTGCCTTACTGGGCCGAGGTCTGGCCCGCCAGCGTACTGCTGGGGCGGCATATTCTGCGCAACGCGGATACGCTGCGCGGCAGGCCCTGCCTGGATATGGGTTGCGGTCTGGGACTGACCGGCATCCTTGCCAGCCATGCCGGAGCGCGGGTGGTGGCCTTTGACTACGAGTGGCCCGCCGTGCGATTCGCCCGTGGCAACGCGGCCCTGAACAGTGTTCCCCAGCCGTTGTGGACGCTTATGGACTGGCGCGAGCCTGCCGTGCGCGTCAACGGCTTCGACTTTATATGGGGCGGCGATGTGCTCTACGAAAAGCGGTTCTTTGAGCCGATCATCCGTCTGTTTCGCCAAGCCCTGGCCCCAGGCGGCAGGATATGGATCGGCGAGCCGGTGCGCAGCGTGTCCAGGCCGGTGTGGGAGATGGTGCGGCGTCATGGTTTTTCGGCCGAACTGCTGACGGTGGAGAAAGTGGTCCTGTGCGGCCAGAACGCCACGGTAAATTTGTGGGAAATGACCATACCCTGA
- the gcvH gene encoding glycine cleavage system protein GcvH encodes MIPDNLLYAKSHEWCRIEGDVATVGITHFAQEQLGDLTFVELPGVGDTFEAGAEMGSVESVKAASEIYAPVAGEVIEINESLEDAPEKVNEAPYGDGWLLKFRIAAAPEGLLDARGYAAVVESESH; translated from the coding sequence ATGATTCCCGACAATCTTCTCTACGCCAAATCCCATGAATGGTGCCGCATCGAGGGCGATGTGGCCACGGTGGGCATCACCCACTTCGCCCAGGAGCAACTGGGCGATTTGACCTTCGTGGAACTGCCCGGAGTGGGTGACACCTTCGAGGCCGGAGCCGAGATGGGCTCGGTCGAGTCTGTCAAGGCGGCCAGCGAGATATACGCCCCGGTGGCGGGCGAAGTCATCGAGATAAACGAGTCGCTGGAAGACGCCCCGGAAAAGGTCAACGAGGCTCCCTACGGCGACGGCTGGCTGCTCAAGTTCCGCATCGCGGCCGCTCCCGAGGGGTTGCTCGATGCCAGGGGCTACGCCGCCGTGGTCGAGTCCGAGAGCCACTAG
- the gcvPA gene encoding aminomethyl-transferring glycine dehydrogenase subunit GcvPA, which produces MPYVPHTEDEVREMLAAIGVASIGDLFAEISAEMRPASFDIPEGLSEMEVLARLEALAGKNAIDRTSFLGAGFYDHYIPAAVDALTMRGEFYTAYTPYQPEASQGTLQAIFEYQTAVTRLLGMECANASVYDGGTALYEALMMAVRKTRRRKIIVSEGLNPIYRVMLGSYTSNLDLELVTVPHLDGQTDLAGLTAALDDDTAAVLVQNPNFFGAINDFTDLFAAARARGAVAVISAYPVLQALLKTPGEMGAAVAVAEGQSLGLPLSFGGPYLGIMTCTKEMIRQMPGRIVGRTVDDEGRTGYVLTLQAREQHIRRQKATSNICSNQSLCALRALVHMCALGELGLKRAARLSVERAHLCAERLTAIPGVSMLTKGPFGNEFAVNLPVNAFTVIARLTERGFVPGFPLGRYYEGLENGLLVACTEKTSEEQIGIFAEMLRGVLR; this is translated from the coding sequence ATGCCCTATGTTCCCCATACCGAAGATGAAGTCAGGGAAATGCTCGCCGCCATCGGAGTCGCCTCCATCGGCGACCTCTTTGCCGAGATCTCGGCCGAGATGCGCCCGGCCAGCTTCGACATCCCCGAAGGATTGAGCGAGATGGAAGTCCTGGCCAGGCTGGAAGCCCTGGCTGGCAAAAACGCCATTGACCGCACCAGCTTCCTCGGGGCCGGATTCTACGACCATTACATCCCGGCCGCGGTGGACGCACTGACCATGCGCGGCGAATTCTACACCGCCTACACGCCTTACCAGCCCGAGGCATCCCAGGGAACGCTCCAGGCCATCTTCGAATACCAGACCGCCGTAACCCGGCTGCTGGGCATGGAATGCGCCAACGCCTCGGTCTACGACGGAGGAACCGCGCTCTACGAGGCGCTGATGATGGCGGTACGCAAAACCAGGCGGCGCAAGATCATCGTCTCCGAGGGGCTCAACCCCATCTACCGGGTCATGCTCGGCTCCTATACCTCGAACCTGGACCTTGAGCTTGTCACCGTTCCCCATCTTGACGGCCAGACCGACCTGGCCGGACTTACGGCGGCCCTGGACGATGACACCGCCGCCGTGCTCGTCCAGAATCCGAATTTCTTCGGGGCCATCAACGACTTCACCGACCTCTTTGCCGCTGCCAGGGCCAGAGGGGCCGTGGCCGTCATCTCGGCCTACCCCGTGCTCCAGGCCCTGCTCAAGACACCGGGCGAAATGGGCGCGGCCGTGGCCGTGGCCGAGGGCCAGTCCCTGGGGCTGCCCCTGTCCTTCGGCGGCCCCTACCTTGGCATCATGACCTGCACCAAGGAGATGATCCGCCAGATGCCCGGCCGTATCGTGGGCCGCACCGTGGACGACGAAGGCCGCACCGGCTACGTGCTGACACTGCAAGCCCGCGAGCAGCACATCCGCCGCCAGAAGGCCACCTCAAACATCTGCTCCAACCAGTCCCTGTGCGCCCTGCGGGCCTTGGTACACATGTGCGCCCTCGGCGAACTGGGGCTTAAACGCGCTGCCCGACTCTCGGTGGAACGCGCCCACCTCTGCGCTGAACGGCTCACGGCCATCCCCGGCGTGTCCATGCTCACCAAGGGCCCCTTTGGCAACGAATTCGCCGTGAACCTGCCGGTCAACGCCTTTACGGTCATCGCCCGGTTGACTGAACGGGGCTTTGTACCCGGATTTCCGCTGGGCAGGTATTACGAAGGACTGGAAAACGGCCTACTCGTGGCCTGCACCGAAAAGACCAGCGAGGAGCAGATCGGCATCTTCGCCGAAATGCTCCGGGGGGTGCTCAGATGA